GTCTCTTCCAtgcctggtgctgctgcttctcctggagATCCCTGGTGAGTGTAGGACATAGATACTGCCCAGGCGGGCACAAGCCATCCAGTCTGCTCTCTTGCTGCTTGCAACAGAGGGAAATTCCAGCTGCTGTAAACctggggttggcaaactttgagaagtgctgtgctgagtcttcatttattcactctaatttaaggtttcgcgtgccagtaatgcattttaatgttttcagaaggtctctttctagaagtctataatatataactaaactattgttgtatgtaaagaaaataaggtttttaaaccCTTGTGTATTTTATATTGCAAGAGGAATTTCCTGACCCCAGGCTGTGCTCAGCGTGTGCTCTGGAGTGTGAGAAACTTGATCCCAGCTGGTGTCACTGCAGGGGCTGTTCTTATTTTTGTAAAGGTCTGATCTTTTTGTAGAAATCTTACTGAGCAATTAGATTCAACAACATCTTgcagcagtgaattccacaggttggttagaactgggttaaaaatatttctttttatcccttTAAATCGTGTTGCTTTCAGACTTCGTCGGGTGCCATGTCTGTGTGGGGCTATCAATGGGGCAAAATAACCCCCCGTTAGTGGGCAGTAAGTGACACACGCAGAAGCTCCTTCTCTGTGGCTGGAGCAGCGCagcagcaggggctcagggctctcGTCCCTGCTCGTGCCCCTgcggctctgcccctgccccggctCCCCTGTTTACACTCAGCACAACAGCTCTCTGGTCCCTGCCTGCTCCTAGAAGCCGGGGCGGAGCTCTGGAAACGCGGCTCCGGGGCAGCCTGCAGGGGTCGCTGTGGAACGACACAAAGTTACTCCCCAGGCAGCTAACGCCCCTCCCTGGGCAGGGCCCGGCTctaggcagggctgggagcaggatccACACAGCGGTGCCAGGCGTGGgactcagccccctgctgctgcgGGACTGGGGCTTGTCAACCAGCATCCCCCAGCCTGTCCTGTTCTCTCCTTCCAGGGGCCGAGGCCCAggagttccagctgctgcagccccagggcgcCGTGTCAGTGTCAGCGGGAGAGACTGTCACTCTGACCTGCTCTCAGACTGGGCTCGCTCCAGCAGGACCCGTGAGGTGGTTCAAGGACTCGGGCAGTGGCCGCCGGCTCGTTTATGCAGACGCAGGATCATTCCCCCGGGTGACACGGGCTGTGAgtggctctgacacagacttcacCATCCGCATCAGTGACACCCGCCCCGAGGACGCTGGGGTCTATCACTGTGTGAAGTTTAAGAAGGGGTCGGGAGCCGATGAGGAGTTCAGATCCGGCTCTGGCACAGCCGTGTCTGTGAGCGGTGAGTGCGAGCTCCCCCCAGCCACACGCCCCTCCCCACCGGGACTGGTACCAGGGCGGGGAACAACCCAGCTCAGCCCAGACACTAACCGGGGAGCTGCGCTTCCCACCGAGACTGCAGCAAAGTGGGACCTGGGTTGAGACTAGCACCTGTATGGGGGGGGGCAGTGGATTTTAGGGGGATgtggtggggagaagagggagaaatTTCCGTTCTAGCCCCAGGAATCGCTGCCCCCGAACGAAAACAAGTGCCAGGTGCGCCAGGGTGTGCAGGGGGGGGGTGACTGGTTGGGTGGgtgcactggggggggggcaggtgttgGGTTGATTCTTCTGACTCGATCCCTCCAGAAGGAGCAGCCGTAGCTGCTGGCGGGGCGGGTGGGGGGCGCTCTGTTGCCCTTCGCAGCCTCCAGCCGAGCCGGCTGCGACTCCTCACACTCACCTACGTGGGGGAATCGCTCCCAGCACCGGGgggtttctcctcccctcccagtgccCGGGGCAGCCCCATGGAGATGGGGAGCGAGGACCAGGCATTTGCTCAGCCACGGGGGCTGGGGCTCCGCCGCTCTCCGGCTGTCCCTGTGGGGAGATGGGTCccatggggtggagggatgggctCTCAGTCACAGAGGGATCTGACTGATAAACgcttctccctgcagccagaccgTCGGCCCCGTCCGTGTCCGGCCCCCCCAGCAGGGCAGAGCCGGGTCCCCCAGTGACTTTCACCTGCACGTCAGGAGGATTCTCCCCCAGAGACATCACTGTGACCTGGCTCAAAAATGGGGCCAAACTCCCAGACTCCCAGACCCAGGTTCTCCCTGCACACGAGAGCGTCTCCTACAACGTGTCCAGCACCGTAGGGGTGAGCCTGACCCGAGGAGATGCCCGCTCCCAGCTCACCTGTCAGATAGAGCACAGCACCTTACCGGCTCCCCTGCATGCGACTTACAAGCTCAGTGATGCCCTGCGAGGTAGGAGCCCAGCCGGGGCTGATGACTGGGGGCTCCGCtagtggggagaggcagagatGGATCCTTCAGCCTTTGGGCTGGGTAGTGGAGGGTCAGGGGGGTAAGAGGGGAGTCACTGAAATCCAGATTCAGATCTGGACTCTGCCCTGTGCCCTTAAAACTTTGAGACTCTTCACCCTGGGCTGGCACATCCCCTACTCCAGGCCAGTGGAGGGCAGGGGGGGAAGAAGGTGTTTGACTTTGTTTAAACCTTGGTAAGACACCACTCTCCCTTTTAATGTCCCAAGCTGGGTCTGTCAGGGGGTTttccagggagaaggggagggaaattggGGACACGGCCGATTTGGGTTTTTGCATTCTGTTCCTTTTAAAACATTTGCCTTCCCCTGGGTTTATTCCTGTGGGAGGGCCAAAGCTCTCACACATGGGAAGGCAACTTAGAGATAGCCAAGTTCTTTGCCCTTGGAAAAATATCACGTCACAAGTGGAACATGGGCTCAGGGGGAAGGTCTGTTTGTCCAGCCCCAGAAATTTCCCTGTAactcagcaggaaaaggagaattTCTGTAGATGCCGAGCGCTGGATATTTATGTTCTCAGTTCCACCCAGGCTGCAAGTGGGCACTGTCCCAGCGGTGCCCGTCGCACTGAACACATCTGTGACGTTCACCTGCCGCGCAGAGGGGTTTTACCCCAAGGATGCGAGTCTCACCTGGCTGGAGAACGGAAATGAGACGAATCTGGGAAAGTCCTCTGCCCCGTCCGAGAATGCAGATGGGACATACACACTCCAGAGCTCCCTGGAGGTCAAAGCAACCGAGCAGAGGAGTCAGTCCATGTTCACCTGTCGGGTTGTGCACGATTCCCAGCCCCCCGTCAATGCCAGTGCGATGCTGAGACTCTCCCAGCCACCTGCTGAGCCAGGCAAAGATCCCACTTCATCTGCTGGAGGTAAATGTGCAGTCGAACCCTCCCCTGCACTGCTGGGAAATGCCAGGTCTGTTCTGCGGAACCAGGGGCCATTTCAGCCCATCTCCACCAGGGGAGCGCCTTAGTGTAACAGCCACTCTTTTATTCCGGGATTATCGCTTGGCTCTGCTCTCCTGGGGCCCGTGGGTGGAGCGGGAGGGGGAAGGTTGGGGGCAGGAAATGTCACTGGTCTCACTCTATGTCTGGGGAAGATGCTCTGTGCAGCCCTGCAGGGTGTGAATGTCCCTAGAGAGGGGCTGGAACATGGTCAGTCCTGCAGTGCTGGGGATCCAAGGACTCTGACACTGCTCAGGGATTTGAGACTTTGGGGTAAAAGTGCAGGTGGCTCCTGAGTCCTTATTCTCCTGCTCTGTGAAGCTCGAGGTCTTCCTGGGGCCAGCCAGCAGCGTGTGGATACAGCTGCCAGCCAGAGCTGGGCAAACTCTGCAGGGGCCATTTGCCAACCTGCTGTTCACAGACAGGAACTCACTAAGGCCCCTGAAAGGCCAGTTTCCTCGGAGCCCATAAAGGTGCACGTGAGCTGGGACGGGATGGTCAGGAGCCAGCAGTTCTCTTGTCCGCGGGGGGTTCCTGTCCATTGGCTGATCTGATCTGATCTGATACTGCAGGTCAGAGCCTGTTCTCCAGCCCAGCTCTTTGGATTGGGCTCTTCCTGGAGAAGGTGCTGACTGccaccttcctcctcttcctcttcctgagAAATAAAGAGTAACAAGGTAAATGTAGATTTGCTGGGAGTTACCCTGGGAGCCAGAGGGAACGGATTGCAATGCTGCagcccaggagcagagcaggaagcaTTAAAGTCTCATAGGGAGTCAGTGTGGTGGGGTTGGATGTCTCTGGGGCTGCTCATAAGATACAGACCCTTCCAGTGTGATGCCAGGCCAGATCACTAGTGGCTTTTTCAGGGCCCCAGTGCAGTTCCTAGAGCCCACGTGGCCCCATCCCCAGGTGGCCATCTCCCTGGGCACTACCTGCGGCTCTCACCAGGCATCAGAGACCCCAAGGATTGGGTACAAGTGGGAAGTGAATTGCTCTGCCCCATAGAGTGGGTCCTGCTGGCTCAGGGTGAGCTCCATGGCGAGCTGGCGGGGCTGGCCAGGCTTTCCATCActggctgcacctccgtcacAGAGAAGCCCCTTTGCTTTTCTCCTGCCCACCCGcagcctcctccccacacactccctcCATCTGGAAAATGCCTCCCGGGTTCTGCTGGGGCAGGTTCCCCGGGGGACACAGTCCAGGGCCCTGGTGAGCTCCggaatccctgccccaaacagccaggcaggTCGGGGGAGCCCTGCAGGGGCCAGGGACACATAGGGGATCAGTTCCCCTTTATCTCACATTAGGCACATTGTCTCAGTCATGTCGCTGCTGAAAATCCTGCCCCAGGGTATTCACCCCCCAGAACAAGAGTTCCACTCCAGCCCGAGGGCCCGGCATTCCCGGGTCCCTGACCCTCTCATGCGCCAGGTCTATATAGAGCGTCCCAGCGACCCATTGGTGGCTCTGGACTGGATTCCTTAGTTCCAGAGCCCTGTGACTGCTGTTAACCAGCCtcccctggcattgctgcccaGGTCCCCGTATCTGTGCCCCAAAGAGACAAACTCCCAGCTCGTTCCATCCTGCTCAGCCTGATCCTCAGCCCAGAGCTAGTGGCGCCGTCCCTCGGGGAACACAACGGATATATCTTGAATCCACTCCAGCATCGCTGTCCTCTGGGCTTCCTAATACTCGTGCCCTGGTCCTGATCCCTGACCTGGAGGGACCCTCCCCTTTCTAGGGAGGGGGGAATTCAAGTACCAGCTTGTCACAGTCACGGGAAATTCAGGAGAGTCAGAGCCCCAAGTAAATCTCCCCTCAGTTAAACGTACAGCGTGGGATGACTGCTCCCCgacacccccagctcagagcgtGATGGGGGCTGACATGGAGCGAACTAGAGCAGTTTGCCCCTGGGCCGGGTTAATGCTAAGGGAAGGGTCATTGACTGACTCTCCTCAATCACCTGTTGGATTCTTTCCTTTTGCAGCACCTGGTCTATTTCCCGGTTTTCTCTCACTGTTGCCACCTGCCAACTTGTCAGTCTGCAGCCTCTGTCCCCGCAGTGCAGGAAACGAGTCCCTAGATGGTGGAgctgcagtgacccctgctggccaatCAGATGGAGCCCAGGCCCCTGATGGGATGTACCCTCCACTCACTTATGCCTACTGATTGCGAAGCCACTGGAAGGAATCCTGACCGGGCTCCCTGCTCCTTTTAGCccattggttctcaaactgggggttgtgacctgGTTGTGTGGGGTGTCGCAAGCCCCAATGCCTGCGTGGACTGCAGGCCTCGACCCCTACTCCCATGCTGGGCTGCGAGCCCCAACTCTGGCCAGGTGCGGTGTTGTGATTCCCGACCCCAACCAGGAGTGGGGCTGTGAGCCCTGAACTGGGGCATCCGGGACACAGTGAGCCCTGACCCCTGTACCTAGCCCTTATCTCGGTCAGTGTCTCCTGCTCGATGCTTCTCTTGGAAATTTTTGTTGAGTGTGAAACATATAAATCACCCACGTTGACACAAACCAGCTAGTCTGGTCTCTTGCTGTCCGCAATTCCAGATGCTTCCAAACCCTCCATAATGCAAGAATTGTGGCATTTCTACCATGAGGAGAAAGTTCTTCCTGACCCCAGGTGATGCTCTGGGATCTGGAGCATGAGAATTAATAACCCTATAGCTTTAGCTCAGCTGGTGTCCCTGCAGGGGCTGTTCTTGTGTGAATAAAAATAACTCTCTAAGCCATTAGCTTCACTAATATCCTGCAGCAGCAAGCTCCACAGGTTAGTTATTACTGGTCTAAAAAGAATTTTCTTTTAGACTCCATCAGGTGCCTACTATTATTCCTGTGCAAAGAGGGCAAATAGCAGCGCTTGTCTTTTTGCTCTTCACTATTTTACCTCTTTaatttcttttcctctttgaa
Above is a genomic segment from Gopherus flavomarginatus isolate rGopFla2 chromosome 11, rGopFla2.mat.asm, whole genome shotgun sequence containing:
- the LOC127031496 gene encoding signal-regulatory protein beta-1-like, which gives rise to MAPSTPVSGLSLPCLVLLLLLEIPGAEAQEFQLLQPQGAVSVSAGETVTLTCSQTGLAPAGPVRWFKDSGSGRRLVYADAGSFPRVTRAVSGSDTDFTIRISDTRPEDAGVYHCVKFKKGSGADEEFRSGSGTAVSVSARPSAPSVSGPPSRAEPGPPVTFTCTSGGFSPRDITVTWLKNGAKLPDSQTQVLPAHESVSYNVSSTVGVSLTRGDARSQLTCQIEHSTLPAPLHATYKLSDALRVPPRLQVGTVPAVPVALNTSVTFTCRAEGFYPKDASLTWLENGNETNLGKSSAPSENADGTYTLQSSLEVKATEQRSQSMFTCRVVHDSQPPVNASAMLRLSQPPAEPGKDPTSSAGGQSLFSSPALWIGLFLEKVLTATFLLFLFLRNKE